One Pigmentibacter ruber genomic window, AGATCCATTAGTTATCTCATTAGATTATGGATCAAGAGGAAAAATTTTATTTAATGGTTTTGATATCACTTTTAAAATTGAAAAAGAAAATGCAATAAGATATTCTCCAAAAGTACCAGGACTTGAAAGAACTATTTTCCAAATGCCAGAATATGATATTCCAATTGAAAGAAAGGTAATTCCAATAAGTATATTAGCAACTGCTCTTGCTTTTCTACCAATGATTTTTTGGTTATTAAAAGCACCTCTTGTGCCATATGCCGGAATAATTAATTTACCTGATGAAATTGCAATAAAAATTATATCACCAGAAAATATTAGGCTTCTTCCTTTTGTTTACAAAACGAAATATGATGCAAATGATAATAAAAAATTAGCTATTTTTTGGATTTTTGAACTGATGAAAAGATGGGAAAATGCTGAAATTGGAAAGACATCTGAATCAGTTATTCCATTTTTGCAAAATGCGCATGATTATGTGGATAATTCCAGCAAAATAGAAAATTGGGAAAAATCTATATATGAAAATAACAAAAATTTAGAAATTCAAAGAACAGCTAAAGATGCTGACAGATATTTTTCATTTTTGAAAACTTATCCTACTTTTTCAGGTTCTGTATCGGGAATAAATGGAGGATCACAATATTCTGTCTTGCTTAAAAGAATAGATCAATTACAAAAAACTGACCAAGCAATAATCGAATACTTAGATGAAGAACATGCTATACTTAAAGAGTTTTATGCAGAAAAATATAAAGCAAGAAAGTTAGGGATAGTAGATCCTCCATCTACTGGTCAAGTCATTGGACCACAACCTGATAAATCATTTATAACAGAATTTAAGAACTTTAAAGATGCTGAAAGAGAGGCTGCTATTGCAGAAGAATCTGAATATAGAAAAAAAATGTTAGAGAAGTATAAAATGGATAAAAATAATAAGAATTCAATTATTTGGATATCTCAAAGCAGTCTTATTATTCCATCTGACTATAGAAAGAAAAATGATAATATTAATTATGATTTACAATATAATAACTTAATGCATAATGCATATTATTCAGTTGGTATTTTCAAAATTCCTCCACTACCTCCTCCTAAAGCAACAATAGATACACAAATGGTAGATTTCGTTATTTTTAATAAAAAAGAAGAAATAAGATCATGTTACAATTCAGCAATTAGAAAACATCCTGGTTTGCAAGGAAATATGACTATCAGTTGGAAAATACTTGAAACAGGAAAAGCGGCCGATGTTTCAGTAGTTGAATCAAGCATTTTTGATAAAAATTTGATAGCTTGTCTTGAATCAAGACTTTTGGTCTGGAATTTTCCAAAACCAAAAAATGGATTTGTAACCGTTACTTATCCTTTTCAGTTTATTATTACGAAGAACAAATGATTGGATTTTAAATGGATTCTAACTTTCTTAAAATCATCCCACTTGGAGGCTGTGGTGAAATAGGGATGAATATGACAATTTTAAATGTCATAGATAAATTTTATTTTATTGATTGTGGTGCATTATTTCCAGATCCGTCTCATGTAGGTGTTGACTTAATTCTACCAGATACAAAATTTTTAGAAGAAAATCAAATTCAACCTGAAGCATGGTTAATAACACATGGTCATGAAGATCATATAGGAGCGCTCCCTTTTATTTATAAAAAATTTCCTGCACCAATTTATGGAACAGAATTTACTATCGAATTAATAAAGTCTAAATTTGAAGAAGCTGAAATTTTTGATGCCATATTTAATGTATGGAATTATTTTGAACCAGTATATTTTAGAAACATAAAATTGACCATTTTTCCTGTTAACCATAGTATTGCGCAGGCATCTGGATTTTTTATTGAAACAAAATTAGGTAATGTGCTGCACATGGGTGATTTTCGTATCGATAAAAACCCTCCTGAAAAAACAATGACTCACGAAAATATTAAAAAAGTAACTGAAGGAAAATCTGTAACTTTAATGATGAGTGACAGTACAAACTCTTTCCAAACCGGAACAGACCTTAGCGAAGCAGATGTCTCACCTCAATTCATAGAATATTTAGAAAAAGAGAACGGTGTTGTATTAATAGCTACTTTTGCAAGTAATATTTGGAGACTGCAAAGTATATTAGAAGCTGCTTACTTGACAGGTAGAAAAGTAGTATTTTTAGGAAAATCATTATTAAAAAATACAGAAATTGCAGGACGATTAGGTTTACTTAATGTTCATAATAATGTTTTTATTGATATCAGCGAAATTAATAACTTCCCACGAAATGAAATTTGTTTAATTTGTACTGGCAGTCAAGGAGAGTCATTTTCTGGGTTACATCGTATTGCTTGGAATAATATTCATGAATTCAAAATTAGCGAACATGATACAATTATATTTTCATCTAGAATGATACCAGGAAATGAAAAACAAATTGACAGTTTAATAACTCAATTTACCCGTATTGGTTGTAAAGTAGTTACGTCAAAAGAAAATAATTCTATTCATGTTAGCGGACATGGATATCAAGAGGATTTAATTAAATGTATTGAAACAGTTAAACCAGATAGTTTTTTGCCTGTGCATGGAACTTATAGACATCTCAAAAAACATCGTGAAATTGCAATATCCTGCGGTATTGATCCACAAAATGCATATTTAGCTGAGAATGGTGATGTTGTTGTTGTAGGGCCCAAATTAATGGGAGTGGTAGATACAGTTACAAGCGGCAGAGATTATGTTTGTCCGGGAGGAATATTTTCACAAAATAGTCAAATTTATAAAGACAGAATAGCTTTGGCACATGGTGGTATTGTTGTTGTATCAATGAATTTTGAAGCAAATAATTATAATTTGGTAAATGATCCAATAGTTGTTATTAAAGGAGTTCCTATTGATAGCAAAGAATTAGCTAAAAAAGTTCCTATGATTTTTAATAATGTTTTTGATCAATGTGCAAAAAAAAGAAATTTTTCTCCTGAAATACTCCAAGAAGATATGCGAGTTGCAATAAGACGATTTATTGAAAAACGTTTAAATTTCAAAACAAATGTACTTATAATATTTCAACATATTTAAATTTGGAATGTTTCATTTAAATTACCATTTCCAGAAATATAAACAAATTTAATTTTTTATATATTTTTCATTATAATCCATAATACCTTCATTTAAATTATCAAATATAGATAATAATTAATTATTTTTATATTAATTAGACATTTATTATTGCTTTTTATTTTTTTTCAGGTATTTAAAATGTATATTTAAAAATTAATATCTATAAAAGGATTATTTATGAAAATAAATAACAATAAATTTGTCTTAATAACAAGTTTAACATTTTTTATACTCTCTTTTAACTATAATTTTGCATATGCGCGAAAAAAATTAAATTTAGAAAGCTCATCAACACAATTTTATTCAAATAATAGTTATCTTGTTATTGAAGCTTACTCTGATGATATTATTCATATTGAGATGGGAAAAGGAGACAAAAATAGTATAAAACTACCGATATATACTACCCCTATGATCTCAAATCCAAATATTTTTAAAGGTTCTGAAAAATTCCAAAAAACAAGTAATAGTGTTGAAACTAATAATATAGCAATGAAAATTAATTCTGATCTTTGTATTAGTTTTTACAATAAGAAATTTTCTTATTCCCTTGCAAATATATGTCCGCAAAATTTAGATCAACCAACAAAAGATATATTTATTCAATCAGATCAAAATAAAAATGCTTATGGATTGGGACAATACTTTTACGACCCTAATTATGCAAATGGTGACTGGTTAGGAAGAAAATGGGAACCCGGTGAATTTGGAAATTCATTTATTGGTTTTGCTGGCGGAGCAAATTCAAAAATTCAATTCCCCATACTATACGCTTTAGGAAATGATAAACAAAACTATGCAATATTTATAGATAATCAGTATAAAATGAGTTGGGATTTCACTAATATATCACAATGGAAAGTCTCAATGTGGGGCGACCAAATTCGTTACTTTATTATTGCAGGAAAAAACCTGGAAGAACTTAGACAGAAATATTTAACACTGACTGGTAATCCATTAGTACCACCAAGAAAAATGTTAGGTTTATGGATTAGCGAATATGGATATCATAATTGGGATGAAGTAAATGCAAAACTAGATCATTTGCGGAAAAATAATTTTCCAGTAGATGGATTTGCTTTAGATTTATATTGGTTTGGTGGAACAAAAGGCATGGGAACTGTTTCTTTTGATCCTTATACATTTCCAAATGCTGCGCAAAATTTAAAAAAATACAAAGAGCAAGGCGTAGAATTTATTCCAATTCAAGAGTCTTATATTTCTGAAAGCGCACTTGCTCCTTCTGAAAATAAGACAGATTATTCTGAATTACAACGCCAATGTTTTTTAGTTAGAAAAAATAATACAAATTGTACCCCTGTATATTTTAAAGATACTTGGTGGGGTAGTGGTGGAATGATTGACTGGACAAACCCACAAGCAGCTGACTATTGGTTTGCTAAAAAAGAAGTTCCTTTAATTCAAATGGGTATCAATCAATTTTGGTTGGATTTAAATGAACCAGAAATGTATGACTCAAATGCTTATTACTATGGTTTAAATATAAATGGGGTACTTAAAAATAGACATGCAGATGTTGCAAATTTATATGCATTTAAATGGATAGAAAGCATTTATAGAGGTTACTTAAGAAATCGGAATGATCCAAAATTCCAAATAAGACCAATTTTTATTTCACGTGCAGGCGCTCCAGGAATGCAACGCTTTGGAGCAGGAATGTGGTCAGGCGATATTGGTGCAAATTTAGGTGCAATAAAAGCT contains:
- a CDS encoding ribonuclease J; its protein translation is MDSNFLKIIPLGGCGEIGMNMTILNVIDKFYFIDCGALFPDPSHVGVDLILPDTKFLEENQIQPEAWLITHGHEDHIGALPFIYKKFPAPIYGTEFTIELIKSKFEEAEIFDAIFNVWNYFEPVYFRNIKLTIFPVNHSIAQASGFFIETKLGNVLHMGDFRIDKNPPEKTMTHENIKKVTEGKSVTLMMSDSTNSFQTGTDLSEADVSPQFIEYLEKENGVVLIATFASNIWRLQSILEAAYLTGRKVVFLGKSLLKNTEIAGRLGLLNVHNNVFIDISEINNFPRNEICLICTGSQGESFSGLHRIAWNNIHEFKISEHDTIIFSSRMIPGNEKQIDSLITQFTRIGCKVVTSKENNSIHVSGHGYQEDLIKCIETVKPDSFLPVHGTYRHLKKHREIAISCGIDPQNAYLAENGDVVVVGPKLMGVVDTVTSGRDYVCPGGIFSQNSQIYKDRIALAHGGIVVVSMNFEANNYNLVNDPIVVIKGVPIDSKELAKKVPMIFNNVFDQCAKKRNFSPEILQEDMRVAIRRFIEKRLNFKTNVLIIFQHI
- a CDS encoding TIM-barrel domain-containing protein — translated: MKINNNKFVLITSLTFFILSFNYNFAYARKKLNLESSSTQFYSNNSYLVIEAYSDDIIHIEMGKGDKNSIKLPIYTTPMISNPNIFKGSEKFQKTSNSVETNNIAMKINSDLCISFYNKKFSYSLANICPQNLDQPTKDIFIQSDQNKNAYGLGQYFYDPNYANGDWLGRKWEPGEFGNSFIGFAGGANSKIQFPILYALGNDKQNYAIFIDNQYKMSWDFTNISQWKVSMWGDQIRYFIIAGKNLEELRQKYLTLTGNPLVPPRKMLGLWISEYGYHNWDEVNAKLDHLRKNNFPVDGFALDLYWFGGTKGMGTVSFDPYTFPNAAQNLKKYKEQGVEFIPIQESYISESALAPSENKTDYSELQRQCFLVRKNNTNCTPVYFKDTWWGSGGMIDWTNPQAADYWFAKKEVPLIQMGINQFWLDLNEPEMYDSNAYYYGLNINGVLKNRHADVANLYAFKWIESIYRGYLRNRNDPKFQIRPIFISRAGAPGMQRFGAGMWSGDIGANLGAIKAHINNQMNVSLSGIDFYSADTGGFHRNAFDGNDIQKLYTMWFANAAHFDFPIRPHTWMGETDNSETTPSLIGDFNSNKENLLQRYSLSPYYYSLFYRAYLYGEAVIPPLVSEFQDDLMARANSSEKMIGKFLLASSVYQYNDPIRKDIYLPAGRWLNYHTLDEVTATGKTFINFPTYIDSKYKVPLFIREGAIIPQMLVDDKTMNISGLRKDFSKNNDLILKIFPSENPTSFVLYEDDGETVDYKSSIFSQTLISQKKNSNLTSIVINPTKGSYNGFVANRNINIELALPSEEINSVFFANNKVPACTSNKNNCWIKSSRNSFEIFLSNIPKNNRTELTISTTKVNEKYTQYSFSCLNAQTNIGESIYVLGNIPELGNWNSDKAIKLNPVDYPNWNVYLPNIPSNIKNIEWKCLKKKDNKILQWQQGSNNSFQSTDKGYGGSLSANF
- a CDS encoding AgmX/PglI C-terminal domain-containing protein, with translation MPANKKKILNQNTFLFLQVFQTGALQVEKKLRIDSLLMKKIKIGDKPKCDLFIPYARTLLEMVLFKIGRNKVDIILDPRLDGFLSTGNKFGNFKDFTSPRGSLLQLTSIEDPLVISLDYGSRGKILFNGFDITFKIEKENAIRYSPKVPGLERTIFQMPEYDIPIERKVIPISILATALAFLPMIFWLLKAPLVPYAGIINLPDEIAIKIISPENIRLLPFVYKTKYDANDNKKLAIFWIFELMKRWENAEIGKTSESVIPFLQNAHDYVDNSSKIENWEKSIYENNKNLEIQRTAKDADRYFSFLKTYPTFSGSVSGINGGSQYSVLLKRIDQLQKTDQAIIEYLDEEHAILKEFYAEKYKARKLGIVDPPSTGQVIGPQPDKSFITEFKNFKDAEREAAIAEESEYRKKMLEKYKMDKNNKNSIIWISQSSLIIPSDYRKKNDNINYDLQYNNLMHNAYYSVGIFKIPPLPPPKATIDTQMVDFVIFNKKEEIRSCYNSAIRKHPGLQGNMTISWKILETGKAADVSVVESSIFDKNLIACLESRLLVWNFPKPKNGFVTVTYPFQFIITKNK